A single Callithrix jacchus isolate 240 chromosome 4, calJac240_pri, whole genome shotgun sequence DNA region contains:
- the LOC144582059 gene encoding saoe class I histocompatibility antigen, A alpha chain-like — MTVLAPRTLLLLLSGALALTETGAGSHSMRYFHTAMSRPGRGEPRFIYVGYVDDTQFVRFDSDAASPRMEPRAPWVEQEGPEYWDEETRKAKANAQIDRVDLRTLRGYYNQTDAGSHTIQWMSGCDVGPDGRLLRGYWQDAYDGKDYIALNEDLRSWTAADVAAQITQRKWEAANEAERMRAYLEGTCVEWLRRYLENGKETLQRAEPPKTHVTHHPVSDHEATLRCWALGFYPAEITLTWQRDGEDQTQDMELIETRPAGDRTFQKWAAVVVLSGEEHRYTCHVQHEGLPEPLTLRWEPSSQPTIPIMGIVAALAILGALAGAVVAAVMWRKKSSDKKGGSYSQAARSESAQGSDVSLTACKV, encoded by the exons ATGACGGTCCTGGCGCCCCGAACCCTCCTCCTGTTGCTCTCGGGGGCCCTGGCCCTGACTGAGACCGGGGCGG GCTCCCACTCCATGAGGTATTTTCACACCGCCATGTCCCGGCCCGGCCGCGGGGAGCCCCGCTTCATCTACGTGGGCTACGTGGACGACACGCAGTTCGTGCGGTTCGACAGCGACGCCGCGAGTCCGAGGATGGAGCCGCGGGCGCCGTGGGTGGAGCAGGAGGGGCCGGAGTATTGGGACGAGGAGACACGGAAAGCCAAGGCCAACGCACAGATTGACCGAGTGGACCTGCGGACCCTCCGCGGCTACTACAACCAGACCGACGCCG ggTCTCACACTATCCAGTGGATGTCTGGCTGCGACGTGGGGCCGGACGGGCGCCTCCTCCGTGGGTACTGGCAGGACGCCTACGACGGCAAGGACTACATCGCCCTGAACGAGGACCTGCGCTCCTGGACGGCCGCGGACGTGGCGGCTCAGATCACCCAGCGCAAGTGGGAGGCGGCCAATGAGGCTGAGAGGATGAGAGCCTACCTGGAGGGCACGTGCGTGGAGTGGCTCCGCAGATACCTGGAGAACGGGAAGGAGACGCTGCAGCGCGCGG AGCCCCCTAAGACACACGTGACCCACCACCCCGTCTCTGACCATGAGGCCACCCTGaggtgctgggccctgggcttcTACCCTGCGGAGATCACACTGACCTGGCAGCGGGATGGGGAGGACCAGACCCAGGACATGGAGCTCATAGAGACCAGGCCCGCAGGGGATAGAACCTTCCAGAAGTGGGCTGCTGTGGTGGTGCTTTCTGGAGAGGAGCACAGATACACATGCCATGTGCAGCACGAGGGGCtgccggagcccctcaccctgagATGGG AGCCGTCTTCCCAGCCCACCATCCCCATCATGGGCATTGTGGCTGCCTTGGCTATCCTTGGAGCACTCGCTGGAGCTGTGGTCGCTGCTGTGATGTGGAGGAAGAAGAGCTCAG ACAAAAAAGGAGGAAGCTACTCTCAGGCTGCAA GAAGCGAGAGTGCGCAGGGCTCTGATGTGTCTCTCACGGCTTGTAAAG tGTGA